Proteins encoded in a region of the Suncus etruscus isolate mSunEtr1 chromosome 1, mSunEtr1.pri.cur, whole genome shotgun sequence genome:
- the OPN1SW gene encoding short-wave-sensitive opsin 1, giving the protein MSGEEEFYLFKNISSIGPWDGPQYHIAPVWAFHLQAAFMGFVFFAGTPLNATVLVATLRYRKLRQPLNYILVNVSLGGFLFCVFSVFTVFIASCKGYFLFGRHVCALEAFLGSAAGLVTGWSLAFLAFERYIIICKPFGNFRFSSKHALLVVLATWIIGIGVSIPPFFGWSRFIPEGLQCSCGPDWYTVGTKYRSEYYTWFLFIFCFIMPLSLICFSYSQLLGALRAVAAQQQESASTQKAEREVSRMVVVMVGSFCLCYVPYAALAMYMVNNRDHGLDLRLVTIPAFFSKSACVYNPIIYCFMNKQFRACIMMMLCGKSMTEETDLSNSQKTEVSTLSSSQVGPN; this is encoded by the exons ATGTCAGGGGAGGAAGAGTTTTATCTGTTCAAGAACATCTCCAGCATAGGGCCATGGGATGGACCTCAGTACCACATTGCACCTGTCTGGGCCTTCCACCTTCAGGCAGCCTTTATGGGTTTTGTCTTCTTTGCAGGGACACCCCTCAATGCCACAGTACTAGTAGCCACACTGCGCTACAGAAAGCTACGGCAGCCCCTCAACTATATTCTGGTCAATGTGTCCCTTGGGGGCTTCCTCTTCTGTGTCTTCTCTGTCTTCACCGTCTTCATTGCCAGCTGTAAGGGATACTTCCTCTTTGGTCGCCATGTTTGTGCTTTGGAGGCCTTCCTGGGCTCGGCAGCAG GTCTAGTGACTGGCTGGTCTCTCGCCTTCCTGGCCTTTGAACGCTACATTATCATCTGTAAGCCCTTTGGCAACTTCCGCTTCAGTTCCAAACATGCCCTACTGGTGGTCCTGGCCACCTGGATCATTGGCATTGGCGTCTCCATCCCACCCTTCTTTGGCTGGAGCCG GTTCATCCCTGAGGGCCTGCAGTGCTCCTGCGGCCCTGACTGGTACACTGTGGGCACCAAGTATCGCAGCGAGTACTATACCTGGTTCCTCTTCATCTTCTGCTTCATCATGCCTCTCTCCCTCATCTGTTTCTCCTATTCTCAGCTGCTGGGGGCTCTCCGAGCA GTAGCAGCTCAGCAGCAAGAATCGGCGTCCACACAGAAGGCTGAGCGGGAGGTGAGCCgcatggtggtggtgatggtggggtccTTTTGCCTCTGTTACGTGCCCTATGCTGCTCTGGCCATGTATATGGTTAACAACCGGGACCATGGACTCGATCTACGACTCGTCACCATTCCTGCCTTCTTCTCCAAGAGTGCTTGTGTGTACAATCCCATTATCTACTGCTTCATGAATAAGCAG TTCCGAGCTTGCATTATGATGATGCTGTGTGGGAAGTCCATGACAGAGGAGACTGACTTGTCCAATTCTCAAAAAACTGAAGTTTCAACTCTCTCTTCCAGCCAAGTTGGACCCAACTAA